A section of the Polyangium spumosum genome encodes:
- a CDS encoding transglycosylase SLT domain-containing protein — translation MKPRVRRALLVSGALLGVAGVLGALASPSMRASISAGYRAFRDPTLLERPAAEDPAAPISRRAPGEEESRLLDAAIAKDFEKATEGDLDDPEGAALATLVMPDLRVPVTRRTMRFVRFFAKTEGGRAIFGDRYQRSGRYRPMIEHTLREAGLPEDLVWLAAVESGFDPRAVSPAGAAGLFQFMPETGALYGLDQSQWVDERRSLRRSTVAAVAHLRDLYERFGRWDLALAAYNAGIEAVLRGMAKVAETRPPGAPQTPIGFAELAQQKLLPEETANYVPQIVAFAIVASNRARFGLDGVSADPSLEMGEIAVPEGTRLRTIARSAGIPTRLLREYNPELLRDRTPPFGGDYIIHLPAERVQQTLAAFPAYLEHERVDDPGADPVVETATAMRAPQVPGFDDAEEDDAPLPPRPSPIGRNRLPDFVLPGQGPAALSMSSLGPMGAKLPYVSIGGGVGWQPNRPDDPLAVFATEERRAQAAHAKGLGGAALEKQLGFIPPAARLEPPPDNFQRFVLPSGVAMRVREDAAAPRVAITIRIAPDEGKFAGTREPAGEAGAGETRHTITVGKRDLDLGLELAAGRLRLLLGETSGAQLASLRRFSALPRRRALESMAYGPAWLALGDALFPAGHPLEGHVLGAREDAAVARDLLLAESMAAERTPTRASVTVIGDVSRSRVEDLAKRIFATMPAPADTRPIGPHPREERLTVEQNVPAARALYGWIAPGEEDVRDHAAMRVAMWILSSTKGGRLDRALVEKGYAAEVRAMLDAGSRASVAVVEIVPAVPHDLAAVEPQLDAEIDAFVQGGPTGVEIAYAVAHLKAGLKKEIASQRGPVVQNAPKFANSARIREALAPGAAEALIEELDKMSVQTMKTVLRRTLARGHRVVVTTAPR, via the coding sequence ATGAAGCCGCGCGTCAGGCGAGCGCTTTTGGTCTCCGGGGCCCTGCTCGGCGTGGCAGGCGTGCTCGGCGCGCTCGCCTCGCCCTCGATGCGCGCCTCGATCTCCGCGGGGTACCGCGCCTTCCGCGATCCCACCCTCCTCGAAAGGCCCGCCGCCGAGGACCCCGCCGCGCCGATCTCCCGGCGCGCGCCGGGCGAGGAGGAGAGCAGGCTGCTCGACGCGGCCATCGCCAAGGATTTCGAGAAGGCCACCGAGGGCGACCTCGACGACCCCGAGGGCGCCGCGCTCGCCACGCTCGTGATGCCGGATCTGCGCGTCCCCGTCACCCGGAGGACCATGCGCTTCGTCCGGTTCTTTGCGAAGACCGAGGGCGGCCGCGCGATCTTCGGCGACCGGTATCAGCGCAGCGGTCGGTACCGCCCGATGATCGAGCACACCCTGCGCGAGGCGGGTTTGCCCGAGGATCTCGTGTGGCTCGCGGCGGTCGAGAGTGGCTTCGATCCCCGCGCCGTCTCGCCCGCGGGCGCGGCCGGGCTCTTTCAGTTCATGCCCGAGACGGGCGCGCTCTACGGCCTCGATCAATCGCAGTGGGTCGACGAACGCAGGAGCCTGCGGCGCTCCACGGTCGCCGCCGTCGCGCACCTGCGTGACCTCTACGAGCGCTTCGGACGCTGGGATCTCGCGCTCGCCGCGTACAACGCGGGGATCGAGGCCGTGCTGCGTGGCATGGCGAAGGTCGCCGAGACGCGCCCGCCCGGCGCCCCGCAGACGCCCATCGGCTTCGCCGAGCTCGCGCAGCAGAAGCTCTTGCCCGAGGAGACGGCGAACTACGTGCCGCAGATCGTGGCCTTCGCGATCGTCGCGAGCAACCGCGCGCGCTTCGGGCTCGACGGGGTCTCCGCCGATCCCTCGCTCGAGATGGGCGAGATCGCCGTGCCCGAAGGCACACGCCTGCGCACGATCGCGCGCTCCGCCGGCATCCCCACGCGCCTCTTGCGCGAGTACAACCCCGAGCTCTTGCGGGATCGGACCCCGCCCTTCGGCGGCGACTACATCATCCACCTGCCCGCCGAGCGCGTGCAGCAGACACTCGCGGCGTTCCCGGCCTACCTCGAGCACGAGCGCGTCGACGATCCAGGCGCCGATCCGGTCGTCGAGACCGCGACGGCCATGCGAGCGCCGCAGGTCCCGGGCTTCGACGACGCCGAGGAGGACGACGCGCCGCTGCCGCCGCGGCCCTCGCCGATCGGCAGGAATCGCCTGCCCGATTTCGTCCTTCCAGGCCAGGGCCCGGCCGCGCTCTCCATGTCGAGCCTCGGCCCGATGGGCGCGAAGCTGCCGTACGTCTCGATCGGCGGCGGCGTCGGCTGGCAGCCGAACCGCCCGGACGATCCGCTCGCGGTCTTCGCCACCGAGGAGCGCCGCGCGCAAGCGGCGCACGCGAAGGGGCTCGGCGGCGCGGCCCTCGAGAAGCAGCTCGGCTTCATCCCGCCCGCCGCGCGCCTCGAGCCGCCGCCGGACAACTTCCAGCGGTTCGTGCTGCCAAGCGGCGTGGCGATGCGCGTGCGCGAGGACGCCGCGGCTCCGCGCGTGGCGATCACGATCCGCATCGCGCCGGACGAAGGGAAGTTCGCAGGCACGCGTGAACCCGCGGGCGAAGCGGGCGCGGGCGAGACGCGGCACACGATCACCGTGGGGAAGCGGGATCTCGATCTCGGCCTGGAGCTCGCGGCGGGTCGCTTGCGGCTCCTGCTCGGCGAGACGTCGGGCGCGCAGCTCGCGAGCTTGCGGCGCTTCTCGGCGCTGCCGCGGCGCCGCGCGCTCGAGTCGATGGCGTACGGTCCGGCGTGGCTCGCGCTCGGCGACGCGCTCTTCCCGGCGGGACATCCGCTCGAAGGGCACGTGCTCGGCGCTCGTGAAGACGCGGCCGTGGCGCGGGATCTGCTGCTCGCGGAGTCGATGGCCGCCGAGCGCACGCCGACGCGCGCGTCGGTGACGGTGATCGGCGACGTGAGCCGCTCGCGGGTCGAGGATCTCGCGAAGCGGATCTTCGCGACGATGCCCGCGCCGGCGGACACGCGGCCGATCGGCCCGCACCCGCGCGAGGAGCGGCTGACCGTGGAGCAAAACGTCCCCGCGGCGCGTGCGCTCTACGGCTGGATCGCGCCGGGCGAAGAGGACGTGCGGGATCACGCGGCGATGCGCGTGGCGATGTGGATCCTTTCGAGCACCAAAGGTGGTCGGCTCGATCGCGCGCTCGTGGAGAAGGGGTACGCCGCGGAGGTGCGCGCGATGCTCGACGCGGGCAGCCGCGCGAGCGTGGCCGTGGTGGAGATCGTGCCCGCGGTGCCGCACGATCTCGCGGCGGTGGAGCCGCAGCTCGACGCGGAGATCGACGCGTTCGTGCAGGGAGGGCCGACGGGCGTGGAGATCGCGTACGCGGTCGCGCACCTGAAGGCGGGGCTGAAGAAGGAGATCGCGAGCCAGCGCGGGCCGGTGGTGCAGAACGCGCCGAAGTTCGCGAACAGCGCGCGGATCCGCGAGGCGCTCGCGCCCGGCGCCGCGGAGGCGCTGATCGAGGAGCTCGACAAGATGAGCGTGCAGACGATGAAGACGGTGCTGCGAAGGACGCTCGCGCGCGGGCACCGGGTGGTGGTGACGACGGCGCCGAGGTGA
- a CDS encoding helix-turn-helix domain-containing protein → MKTSKGKARPDEGVSREEAPARSAEEAPDQGSAPLPADTTSDIAPVVSGNLKRLRTERGLSLEKLARASGVSRAMLGQIELGQSTPTISVLWKIARALDVPFSALINPESGPGAMVLPAARARVLRSASGTFQSRALFPMDRPRSVEFYELRLSPHAEEQADPHPPGTMENLVVNTGRCEVTIGPEKRLLETGDAIVFEADVPHVYRNPDASETIMYLVMTYAQRL, encoded by the coding sequence ATGAAGACATCGAAGGGCAAGGCGCGGCCGGACGAGGGCGTCTCTCGGGAAGAAGCGCCTGCGCGGTCCGCCGAGGAGGCGCCCGACCAGGGCTCCGCGCCTCTGCCCGCAGACACCACGAGCGACATCGCGCCCGTGGTCAGCGGCAACCTGAAGCGCCTGCGCACCGAGCGTGGACTCTCGCTGGAGAAGCTCGCGCGCGCCTCGGGCGTCAGCCGCGCGATGCTCGGGCAGATCGAGCTCGGCCAGAGCACGCCGACCATCAGCGTGCTCTGGAAGATCGCGCGCGCGCTCGACGTGCCCTTCTCGGCGCTCATCAACCCCGAGTCCGGCCCCGGCGCGATGGTCCTGCCCGCCGCGCGCGCCCGCGTCCTGCGCAGCGCCTCCGGCACCTTCCAGTCTCGCGCCCTCTTCCCGATGGATCGCCCGCGCAGCGTGGAGTTCTACGAGTTACGCCTCTCGCCCCACGCCGAGGAGCAGGCCGATCCACACCCGCCCGGCACGATGGAGAACCTCGTGGTGAACACGGGCCGATGCGAGGTCACGATCGGCCCGGAGAAACGTTTGCTCGAGACGGGTGACGCCATCGTCTTCGAGGCCGACGTCCCGCACGTCTACCGCAACCCGGACGCGAGCGAGACGATCATGTACCTCGTGATGACGTACGCGCAGCGCCTCTAG
- the folD gene encoding bifunctional methylenetetrahydrofolate dehydrogenase/methenyltetrahydrofolate cyclohydrolase FolD: MVAALLDGKALAQKVRDEVREDVARFVAQHGRPPGLDVILVGEDPASVVYTRNKEKASNEVGMRGRLHRLPVETSEAELLDRIAALNADETVDGILVQLPLPKHIREDRVIDAVSPAKDVDGFHPINAGRLATGKSSLVPCTPTGCMRLIAETGRSLEGARAVVVGRSNIVGKPMAMLLLGANATVTMAHSRTKDLPAVCREADVLVVAVGRAKMVKGDWIKEGAVVIDVGMNRDEAGKLCGDVDTESARARASFITPVPGGVGPMTIACLLQNTARAAWARKA; the protein is encoded by the coding sequence ATGGTTGCAGCCCTCCTCGACGGGAAAGCCCTGGCGCAAAAGGTGCGCGACGAGGTGCGCGAAGACGTCGCGCGCTTCGTCGCCCAGCACGGTCGTCCCCCCGGCCTCGACGTGATCCTCGTGGGCGAAGATCCCGCGAGCGTGGTCTACACGCGCAACAAGGAAAAAGCCTCGAACGAGGTCGGCATGCGCGGGCGGCTCCACCGGCTGCCCGTCGAGACGAGCGAGGCCGAGCTGCTCGATCGGATCGCCGCCCTGAACGCAGACGAGACGGTCGACGGCATCCTCGTGCAGCTCCCGTTGCCGAAGCACATCCGCGAAGATCGCGTGATCGACGCGGTCTCGCCGGCCAAGGACGTGGACGGCTTCCACCCGATCAACGCAGGGCGCCTGGCGACGGGCAAGTCGTCGCTGGTCCCGTGTACGCCCACGGGCTGCATGCGGCTCATCGCGGAGACGGGCCGCTCGCTCGAAGGCGCGCGCGCGGTCGTGGTCGGCCGGAGCAACATCGTGGGCAAGCCGATGGCGATGCTGCTGCTCGGGGCGAACGCGACCGTGACGATGGCGCACTCGCGGACGAAGGATCTGCCCGCCGTCTGCCGCGAGGCCGACGTGCTCGTCGTCGCCGTGGGCCGCGCGAAGATGGTGAAGGGCGACTGGATCAAGGAAGGCGCCGTCGTGATCGACGTGGGCATGAACCGCGACGAGGCGGGGAAGCTCTGCGGCGACGTGGACACGGAGAGCGCACGCGCGCGCGCCTCGTTCATCACGCCGGTGCCCGGCGGGGTCGGTCCGATGACGATCGCGTGTTTGCTGCAGAATACGGCGCGCGCCGCGTGGGCGCGGAAGGCCTAG
- a CDS encoding cell envelope integrity protein TolA has translation MAAPNIDPTSAILAQGEELLRNEARILVHPLTAAFAPDFTALFEQEWVPLQAQEIQLLRAVIHADARVWFADMRLDVFVDRLHAALFLAVNKDTNDARYTAIFAKRPSELKRPVLGGQLAVMLKWPEILSGAAYQGFSDVVALLPELQTHLTFAQDAETARNAAVEASKNFRTLGERKAFTDKFNALRKATLGKLLEMPHKLTAEALPNDFADWFFPPRRRNDELSVKELAERTASLETELGALRQQHQAALDKEQAEAAKKQSREEKRAELEAARKDAAERAKRVKELEAELEKG, from the coding sequence ATGGCCGCCCCCAACATCGACCCCACTTCCGCCATCCTCGCGCAGGGTGAAGAGCTCCTCCGTAACGAGGCCCGCATCCTCGTCCACCCCCTGACCGCCGCCTTTGCCCCCGACTTCACGGCGCTCTTCGAGCAGGAATGGGTCCCCCTCCAGGCGCAAGAGATCCAGCTCCTCCGCGCCGTCATCCACGCCGATGCCCGCGTCTGGTTTGCGGACATGCGCCTCGATGTTTTCGTGGACCGCCTCCACGCCGCCCTCTTCCTCGCCGTCAACAAGGACACCAACGACGCGCGGTATACGGCCATCTTCGCCAAGCGCCCCTCCGAGCTCAAGCGCCCCGTCCTCGGCGGCCAGCTCGCCGTCATGCTCAAATGGCCCGAGATCCTCTCCGGCGCGGCCTATCAAGGGTTCTCCGACGTCGTCGCCTTGCTCCCGGAGCTCCAGACGCACCTCACCTTCGCGCAGGACGCGGAGACGGCGCGTAATGCGGCCGTCGAGGCCAGCAAGAATTTCCGCACCCTCGGCGAGCGCAAGGCCTTCACCGACAAGTTCAATGCCCTCCGCAAGGCCACCCTCGGCAAGCTGCTCGAGATGCCTCACAAGCTCACGGCCGAGGCGCTCCCCAATGATTTCGCCGACTGGTTCTTCCCCCCGCGCCGCCGCAACGACGAGCTGAGCGTCAAGGAGCTCGCCGAGCGCACCGCCTCCCTGGAGACCGAGCTCGGCGCCCTCCGCCAGCAGCACCAGGCCGCCCTCGACAAGGAGCAGGCCGAGGCCGCGAAGAAGCAATCGAGGGAGGAGAAACGCGCCGAGCTGGAGGCCGCGCGCAAGGACGCCGCGGAGAGGGCGAAACGCGTGAAGGAGCTGGAAGCCGAGCTCGAAAAGGGGTGA
- a CDS encoding nucleotidyl transferase AbiEii/AbiGii toxin family protein, with translation MVKSQLSPLQEEILQAFFKRDDRFFLSGGAALAGFHLGHRRTADLDIFTIVTTSNILDEADAALRAVARDLSATVENEQTTPEFRRRLVRRGADRVKVDLVVERVPQIFPAKLRKGDVLVDPPEEILANKLCTLLSRSEIRDLVDVYALERAGYSIESALPHAIRKEGGLTPANLAWVLSDIQIGDDASLPGGVAVTELRAFIESLISRLTRLAHPEAPT, from the coding sequence TTGGTCAAAAGTCAGCTTAGCCCGCTGCAAGAGGAGATCCTGCAGGCGTTCTTCAAGCGGGACGATCGGTTCTTCCTGTCCGGCGGCGCAGCGCTCGCGGGGTTTCATCTCGGGCACCGGCGGACCGCGGATCTCGACATCTTCACGATCGTCACGACCTCGAACATCCTCGACGAGGCCGACGCCGCCCTGCGAGCCGTCGCGCGGGACCTGAGCGCCACCGTCGAGAACGAGCAAACCACGCCCGAGTTCCGCAGGCGACTCGTCCGCAGAGGCGCCGATCGCGTCAAGGTCGACCTCGTCGTCGAGCGTGTCCCCCAGATCTTCCCGGCGAAGCTCCGCAAAGGCGACGTGCTCGTCGACCCGCCCGAGGAGATCCTCGCGAACAAGCTGTGCACGCTCCTGTCGCGCTCGGAGATCCGTGATCTCGTCGACGTGTACGCGCTGGAACGAGCCGGGTACTCCATCGAGAGCGCCTTGCCGCACGCGATCCGCAAGGAGGGAGGGCTCACGCCGGCGAACCTGGCTTGGGTTCTGTCGGACATTCAAATCGGAGATGACGCGTCGCTGCCGGGAGGCGTAGCGGTGACGGAGCTGCGAGCGTTCATCGAGAGCCTCATCTCGCGGCTCACGCGGCTCGCGCACCCCGAAGCGCCAACCTGA
- the trxA gene encoding thioredoxin, giving the protein MIRTCPSCQTRNRIPPERLSDTGRCGACKATLPPLAEALEVDAREFGEIVRTTKVPVLVDFWAPWCGPCRMATPEVARAAAQRAGKAVVLKVNTDAHPELASRFGVRGIPHFVVLQGGEVVVSQAGLVSAAQLVAWIDRAAGADPRRAHVA; this is encoded by the coding sequence GTGATCCGCACTTGTCCCTCTTGCCAGACCCGAAACCGCATCCCGCCCGAGCGCCTGAGCGACACCGGTCGTTGCGGCGCCTGCAAGGCCACGCTCCCGCCGCTCGCCGAGGCGCTCGAGGTCGACGCGCGGGAGTTCGGGGAGATCGTACGCACCACGAAGGTGCCGGTCCTCGTGGATTTCTGGGCCCCCTGGTGCGGCCCTTGTCGCATGGCCACGCCCGAGGTCGCGCGCGCCGCCGCGCAACGCGCCGGCAAGGCGGTCGTGCTCAAGGTCAACACGGACGCACACCCGGAGCTGGCGAGCCGCTTCGGCGTCCGCGGGATCCCACATTTCGTGGTGCTCCAGGGGGGCGAGGTGGTCGTCTCGCAGGCCGGGCTCGTCAGCGCCGCGCAGCTCGTCGCCTGGATCGACCGCGCAGCCGGGGCCGATCCTCGGCGCGCACACGTGGCCTAG